A genome region from Natronobeatus ordinarius includes the following:
- a CDS encoding AAA family ATPase: MDVSQASKECAAVLETISEAVICEREFLETILVGVVGRGHVLLEDVPGTGKTLTARSVANALGLSFSRIQFTPDLLPADVTGTHVFNEETREFEFNEGPIFANVVLADEINRAPPKTQAALLEAMEEGQATVDGETRQLPRPFFVIATQNPVEQEGTFPLPEAQVDRFLVKTSLGYPDQAGEVELLRRRAGREVGTPSVERVLEPDHVAQLRQVPETVRVDEDLLEYVVGLARETRVDGRVEIGVSPRGTQRLFEASRAYAALSGREYVTPDDIKRVARPVLTHRLVLTPDATVKAVEKADVIESVLESVPVPTVD, from the coding sequence ATGGACGTCTCCCAGGCGAGCAAGGAGTGTGCAGCCGTCCTCGAGACGATTAGCGAGGCCGTCATCTGCGAGCGGGAGTTTCTCGAGACGATCCTCGTCGGCGTCGTCGGCCGTGGCCACGTGCTCTTAGAGGACGTCCCCGGGACGGGAAAGACGCTCACCGCCCGGAGCGTCGCAAACGCGCTCGGGCTCTCGTTTTCGCGGATCCAATTCACGCCCGACCTTTTGCCGGCCGACGTCACGGGGACACACGTCTTCAACGAGGAGACGCGCGAGTTCGAGTTCAACGAAGGGCCCATCTTCGCCAACGTCGTCCTCGCCGACGAGATCAACCGCGCGCCGCCGAAGACCCAAGCCGCCCTGCTCGAGGCGATGGAGGAGGGGCAGGCGACGGTCGACGGCGAGACGCGCCAGCTTCCCCGCCCGTTCTTCGTCATCGCGACGCAGAATCCCGTCGAACAGGAGGGGACGTTCCCGCTGCCCGAAGCCCAGGTCGATCGCTTCCTCGTGAAGACGTCCCTCGGCTACCCCGACCAGGCGGGCGAGGTCGAACTCCTCCGGCGGCGCGCCGGCCGCGAAGTGGGGACGCCGTCGGTCGAGCGCGTGCTCGAGCCGGATCACGTCGCCCAGCTCCGGCAGGTTCCGGAGACGGTTCGCGTCGACGAGGACCTCCTCGAGTACGTCGTCGGGCTCGCCCGCGAAACCAGGGTGGACGGCCGGGTCGAGATCGGCGTCTCCCCGCGTGGCACCCAGCGGCTGTTCGAGGCGTCCAGGGCGTACGCGGCGCTCTCCGGTCGTGAGTACGTCACCCCGGACGACATCAAGCGCGTGGCTCGTCCCGTCCTGACCCATCGACTCGTGCTGACGCCCGACGCGACGGTCAAGGCCGTCGAAAAGGCGGACGTGATCGAGTCGGTTCTCGAGTCGGTTCCGGTTCCGACCGTCGACTAG
- a CDS encoding DUF7382 domain-containing protein, giving the protein MGSEQRIQDRTGSRRSTRSLAADDRAIEGLPIRLVIALIVGVVSLGIMLQILGGVDTFEGNTEVDVEFDDDVLELGTGDANVTVSVVDEDGNEVTDATVIATAGSARMDSAVIERTPEDDNEVTIDLSAAGIDLPPDQDVGTVEFEVEPPAGTNWEDEEPNNELLVIDQ; this is encoded by the coding sequence ATGGGTTCAGAACAACGAATCCAGGATCGAACTGGTTCCCGACGATCGACCCGTTCGCTCGCCGCCGACGATCGTGCGATCGAGGGGCTGCCGATCAGGCTCGTGATCGCGCTCATCGTGGGCGTGGTCTCACTCGGGATCATGCTCCAGATCCTCGGCGGGGTCGACACGTTCGAGGGCAACACCGAAGTGGACGTCGAGTTCGACGACGACGTGCTCGAGCTCGGTACCGGAGACGCCAACGTTACCGTTTCCGTCGTCGACGAGGACGGGAACGAAGTCACCGATGCGACGGTGATCGCGACGGCCGGCTCAGCACGGATGGACAGTGCCGTTATCGAACGCACGCCGGAAGACGACAACGAAGTGACGATCGATCTCTCGGCTGCGGGTATCGATCTCCCACCGGACCAGGACGTCGGAACCGTCGAGTTCGAGGTAGAACCTCCCGCTGGCACGAACTGGGAGGACGAGGAGCCGAACAACGAGTTGCTGGTCATCGACCAGTAG
- a CDS encoding DUF2804 family protein: MPALEPAPRTPIVDGNPAFGTYRGSLESTAFEARRRGAGRLSSILREKHWQWFAAADDEVAVGGSIVDAGPVGTVFCWVADRTSGRLVDASRPLPGPLVDLSSRPTRGQVATVRLARDPLTIDRRGSAVRVRGSLDDVAVDLAFEAPPADAVTAICPVAGGHRAALNVTQKALAPQVTGTVSVAGRSRTLADGVGLLDHTHGLLARETRWRWAMGVGAVDGELAGFNLVWGFNDGLENVVWLDGEPRAVGPATLEYPDHPGSARGGRERSSRERTGERAWQAITDDGSVTAELAVEAERLENVTVGPFASQYRQPLGSWDGRLDDHELEDAFGVAEVHRARW; the protein is encoded by the coding sequence GTGCCCGCCCTCGAGCCCGCTCCCCGGACGCCGATCGTCGACGGCAATCCCGCGTTCGGAACCTACCGGGGATCGCTCGAGTCGACGGCGTTCGAGGCGCGTCGGCGGGGGGCGGGACGACTGTCCTCGATTCTCCGGGAGAAACACTGGCAGTGGTTCGCGGCCGCGGACGACGAGGTGGCGGTCGGCGGCTCGATCGTCGACGCCGGCCCCGTTGGAACCGTCTTCTGCTGGGTCGCCGACCGCACGAGCGGGCGCCTCGTCGACGCCTCGCGGCCCCTTCCCGGCCCGCTCGTCGACCTTTCTTCGCGACCGACCAGAGGGCAGGTCGCGACGGTCCGCCTCGCTCGCGACCCGCTCACGATCGACCGCCGGGGCTCGGCCGTTCGCGTTCGCGGGAGCCTCGACGACGTCGCCGTCGACCTCGCGTTCGAGGCCCCGCCCGCCGACGCCGTGACGGCGATCTGTCCCGTCGCCGGCGGACACCGAGCGGCGCTGAACGTCACCCAGAAGGCGCTCGCACCGCAGGTGACCGGTACCGTCTCGGTTGCGGGACGGTCGCGAACGCTCGCCGACGGCGTCGGACTGCTCGATCACACCCACGGCCTGCTCGCCCGCGAGACGCGCTGGCGGTGGGCGATGGGCGTCGGGGCCGTCGACGGCGAACTCGCCGGCTTCAACCTCGTCTGGGGGTTCAACGACGGTCTCGAGAACGTCGTCTGGCTCGACGGCGAACCGCGAGCGGTCGGCCCGGCGACGCTCGAGTATCCCGACCACCCGGGATCGGCTCGCGGTGGCCGCGAGCGCTCGAGCCGGGAACGAACTGGCGAGCGGGCGTGGCAGGCCATCACGGACGACGGCAGCGTGACCGCCGAGCTCGCGGTCGAAGCCGAGCGCCTCGAGAACGTGACGGTCGGCCCGTTTGCCTCGCAGTACCGCCAGCCACTCGGCTCGTGGGACGGCCGGCTCGACGACCACGAACTCGAGGACGCCTTCGGCGTCGCCGAAGTTCACCGGGCCAGATGGTGA
- a CDS encoding mechanosensitive ion channel family protein, with product MTVIPLLDAEGAEPTLGPIGNALDNVLGDAAIAGALEGVVLFVVAFVVIYALGRLVVLPLVDRAFDRRELDEHAQKPLLMLTRFGVVFVAVAVAFGFADYGNFLVSMAGIAAAGALAIGFAMQNVIANFVAGVFIYTDEPFRIGDWIEWDDHSGVVEDISLRVTRVRTFDNELLTVPNAELTGGVIKNPVDGDRLRLKFDFGIGYDDDIDQASQLIVEEAERHPEILEEPAPSVRLTELGDSDVGLQSRFWIADPSRADFVRIRGEYVTTVKARFDEEGIDIPYPVRTLEGGLDLQGSRHLAEPAE from the coding sequence GTGACCGTCATCCCGCTCCTCGACGCCGAGGGCGCCGAGCCGACGCTCGGCCCGATCGGAAACGCACTCGACAACGTGCTGGGCGACGCCGCGATCGCCGGGGCGCTCGAGGGCGTGGTCCTCTTCGTCGTCGCGTTCGTCGTCATCTACGCGCTCGGACGGCTGGTCGTCCTGCCGCTGGTCGACCGGGCGTTCGACCGGCGCGAACTGGATGAACACGCTCAGAAACCGCTGCTGATGCTCACGCGATTTGGCGTCGTGTTCGTCGCAGTCGCGGTCGCGTTCGGGTTCGCCGATTACGGCAACTTCCTCGTCTCGATGGCCGGCATCGCCGCGGCCGGCGCGCTCGCGATCGGCTTCGCGATGCAGAACGTCATCGCGAACTTCGTCGCCGGGGTGTTCATCTACACCGACGAGCCGTTTCGGATCGGCGACTGGATCGAGTGGGACGACCACTCGGGCGTCGTCGAGGACATCAGCCTCCGGGTCACTCGCGTGCGTACGTTCGACAACGAACTCCTGACGGTGCCGAACGCCGAACTCACCGGCGGCGTCATCAAGAATCCCGTCGACGGCGACCGCCTCCGCCTGAAGTTCGACTTCGGTATCGGCTACGACGACGACATCGACCAGGCGAGTCAGCTCATCGTCGAGGAGGCCGAACGACACCCAGAGATCCTTGAGGAGCCCGCTCCCTCGGTCCGGCTGACCGAACTCGGGGACTCAGACGTCGGCCTCCAGTCTCGCTTCTGGATCGCCGACCCCTCGAGAGCCGACTTCGTGCGCATCAGAGGCGAGTACGTCACCACCGTGAAAGCGCGCTTCGACGAGGAAGGGATCGACATCCCCTACCCCGTCCGCACGCTCGAGGGCGGCCTCGACCTCCAGGGCTCGCGTCACCTCGCCGAACCGGCCGAGTGA
- a CDS encoding YhbY family RNA-binding protein, whose product MDDQELKRRAHDLDVTVWVGKGGLEAVVDELNDQLSDRDLVKVKLLRSARAGGSTDEQAETLAERVNATIVDVRGHTVVLHR is encoded by the coding sequence ATGGACGATCAGGAACTGAAGCGGCGCGCACACGACCTCGACGTAACCGTCTGGGTCGGCAAAGGCGGCCTCGAGGCCGTCGTCGACGAACTCAACGACCAGCTCTCGGACCGAGACCTCGTGAAAGTGAAACTCCTCAGATCGGCGAGAGCCGGCGGTTCCACCGACGAGCAGGCCGAAACCCTCGCCGAGCGGGTGAACGCGACGATCGTCGACGTCCGCGGACACACCGTCGTCTTGCATCGATGA
- a CDS encoding AI-2E family transporter gives MSLGEWSRASSDRRWLGLLIVVVGVLAAIIVLPYLQYVLAAIVLAYVLYPLRRRLEPRLGRTATAALLLALGTVAIILPLGILVAVAIDEAADLAEVIAAGELGVAEFEDRFEALGLEVDLLALYEQLREPLAIAARGVADQALELAGGVPGFLIGLTVMLFVLYSLLRDGDRLVAWLGRVLPLRADVREELFARVDRLLYVAIVANVAVAAVQAILTTIGLALVGVPSLTFFFILTFVLSLLPLIGASIVWAPISIYLLVVGRPLAGALLFAYGAVIVSLSDNALRPIAVGRGAKMSVATVILGIFGGVAVIGVMGLFFGPVILGTLDILVELYTRERERSTGVTTAVPDESGSELERPRSTPRGEDHDATGTNDSVTGDTRDDAGTGNDAPAGSDHGDR, from the coding sequence ATGTCCCTGGGCGAGTGGTCGAGAGCATCGAGCGACCGTCGCTGGTTGGGGCTCCTGATCGTCGTCGTCGGCGTCCTCGCCGCGATCATCGTCCTTCCGTACCTGCAGTACGTCCTGGCGGCGATCGTCCTCGCGTACGTCTTATACCCCCTCAGGCGTCGACTCGAGCCGCGCCTCGGCCGAACCGCCACGGCGGCCCTGCTCCTCGCGCTCGGGACGGTCGCCATCATCCTCCCGCTCGGGATCCTGGTCGCGGTCGCGATCGACGAGGCGGCCGACCTCGCGGAGGTGATCGCAGCCGGCGAGCTCGGCGTCGCGGAGTTCGAAGATCGCTTCGAGGCGCTCGGCCTCGAGGTCGACCTGCTGGCGCTGTACGAGCAGCTTCGCGAACCGCTCGCGATCGCCGCCCGCGGAGTCGCCGACCAGGCACTCGAGCTCGCCGGCGGCGTGCCGGGGTTCCTGATCGGCCTGACGGTCATGCTATTCGTCCTCTACTCGTTGCTTCGGGATGGCGACCGGCTCGTCGCGTGGCTCGGTCGCGTCCTCCCGTTGCGCGCCGACGTCCGTGAGGAACTGTTCGCTCGCGTCGATCGGCTGCTGTACGTCGCGATCGTCGCGAACGTCGCCGTCGCCGCCGTCCAGGCGATCCTCACGACGATCGGGCTCGCACTCGTCGGCGTTCCCAGCCTCACGTTCTTTTTCATCCTCACGTTCGTCCTCTCGTTACTGCCCCTGATCGGCGCCTCGATCGTCTGGGCGCCAATCTCGATCTACCTGCTCGTCGTGGGGCGTCCGCTCGCGGGTGCGCTGCTGTTCGCGTACGGGGCCGTGATCGTGAGCCTCTCGGACAACGCGCTCCGGCCGATCGCCGTCGGTCGCGGGGCGAAGATGAGCGTGGCGACGGTCATCCTCGGCATCTTCGGCGGCGTCGCCGTCATCGGCGTCATGGGGCTGTTCTTCGGTCCGGTCATCCTGGGGACGCTCGATATACTGGTCGAGCTGTACACGCGCGAGCGTGAGCGTTCTACCGGGGTGACGACCGCTGTCCCGGACGAATCCGGTTCTGAACTGGAGCGTCCTCGATCGACACCACGGGGCGAGGATCACGATGCTACCGGCACGAACGATTCGGTCACCGGTGACACCCGGGACGACGCGGGCACCGGGAACGACGCCCCGGCCGGCAGCGACCACGGGGATCGATGA
- a CDS encoding helix-turn-helix domain-containing protein, whose amino-acid sequence MERALLEELDARGPVTVVALAEATELHPTTVEQCCYDLHRDGYVHTTTSGVYDLTDAGRQYLTNLPE is encoded by the coding sequence ATGGAGCGAGCACTGCTGGAGGAATTGGACGCACGCGGCCCGGTTACAGTGGTCGCGCTCGCGGAGGCGACCGAACTCCACCCGACGACCGTCGAGCAGTGCTGCTACGACCTCCATCGGGACGGGTACGTGCACACGACGACGAGCGGCGTGTACGACCTCACCGACGCCGGGCGCCAATACCTGACGAATCTGCCGGAGTGA
- a CDS encoding helix-turn-helix domain-containing protein, producing the protein MINLELSVRQADCPLTAASGAYDVAFVTPHWHYHHERSRLELRVLAEAGDRDALESGLSLLRRHDELQSFELLAKSGATARARITMGTTHVMGVVVEHDGYVTAPFRNVDGRERWAVGFDDETTAETALEALRRHDGDEFVVRDRRTLEPATVLEDVRAGEVGTAMLAGGRKLTPTERVTIHRAVTAGYYDVPRSVTLGELAADLAVSDAAVSKTLRRAEAKLLEPALETLTPTDGDAPPQ; encoded by the coding sequence ATGATCAACCTCGAACTGTCGGTACGCCAGGCCGACTGCCCGCTGACGGCGGCGAGCGGCGCCTACGACGTGGCGTTCGTCACGCCACACTGGCACTATCACCACGAACGGTCCCGACTCGAGCTCCGCGTGCTCGCCGAAGCCGGCGATCGCGACGCCCTCGAGTCGGGCCTGTCACTGCTCCGACGCCACGACGAGCTTCAGTCGTTCGAACTGCTCGCGAAGTCGGGAGCCACCGCACGGGCACGGATCACGATGGGGACGACCCACGTAATGGGCGTGGTCGTCGAGCACGACGGCTACGTCACCGCCCCCTTCCGGAACGTCGACGGCCGCGAACGCTGGGCGGTCGGCTTCGACGACGAAACCACCGCCGAAACCGCCCTCGAGGCACTCCGACGCCACGACGGCGACGAGTTCGTCGTCCGCGACCGACGGACGCTCGAGCCGGCGACCGTCCTCGAGGACGTCCGGGCCGGCGAGGTCGGGACCGCGATGCTCGCGGGCGGTCGGAAGCTGACGCCGACCGAACGGGTGACGATTCACCGCGCGGTGACGGCGGGCTACTACGACGTCCCGCGCTCTGTGACGCTCGGCGAACTCGCCGCCGACCTCGCAGTCTCGGACGCCGCCGTCTCGAAGACGCTCCGGCGAGCCGAGGCGAAACTGCTCGAACCGGCGCTCGAGACGCTTACGCCCACCGACGGCGATGCTCCCCCGCAATAG
- a CDS encoding DMT family transporter, whose translation MFETGLSRSSISPYLFALAPLAAAALWGGLYVVSKWGFDAVPPMTLAFFRVLIGASALLLVVRLRYPQPSFARRDLLGFAGLGTVVAASIATQFLGTDLTTASQGSLITVLTPVLTVLLGVTLLGERLTRKLLVGIGLATAGTVVVLSGQYDLTELSGAATTGVLMLLLASATWAVYTVWGKPLIERYSALETAAYSSVASVPLLALFVPYEAATTGVSPWTIEFTPGLVAAVGYLGLGGTAAAWYLWYKGMEYVGASVISAFFFAQPVVGALFGAVFLGENLGTRFLLGGVVMAVGVYLVATTGSGRPADGETESGVDAGTSTRSESA comes from the coding sequence GTGTTCGAAACCGGACTGTCACGATCGTCGATCTCACCGTATCTCTTCGCACTGGCACCGCTCGCGGCCGCCGCGCTGTGGGGCGGCCTCTACGTCGTGAGCAAGTGGGGCTTCGACGCCGTCCCCCCGATGACGCTCGCGTTCTTCCGAGTCCTGATCGGTGCGTCCGCGCTCCTCTTGGTCGTCCGACTCCGCTACCCGCAGCCGTCGTTCGCCCGTCGGGATCTCCTCGGCTTCGCCGGCCTCGGCACGGTCGTCGCCGCCTCCATCGCGACGCAGTTTCTCGGCACCGACCTGACGACGGCGAGCCAGGGCTCGCTCATCACCGTTCTCACGCCGGTGCTCACCGTCTTGCTCGGCGTCACCCTCCTCGGCGAGCGCCTCACTCGAAAACTGCTGGTCGGCATCGGCCTGGCGACCGCCGGCACCGTCGTCGTCCTCTCCGGCCAGTACGACCTCACCGAGCTCTCCGGTGCGGCGACGACCGGCGTACTCATGCTGTTGCTCGCGAGCGCGACCTGGGCGGTCTACACCGTCTGGGGCAAACCCCTGATCGAGCGCTACTCGGCGCTCGAGACGGCGGCCTACTCGAGCGTCGCGTCGGTGCCGCTGCTCGCACTGTTCGTCCCCTACGAGGCCGCGACGACGGGCGTCTCGCCGTGGACGATCGAGTTCACGCCGGGGCTGGTCGCCGCCGTCGGCTACCTCGGACTGGGCGGGACGGCCGCCGCCTGGTACCTCTGGTACAAGGGGATGGAGTACGTCGGCGCGAGCGTGATCTCCGCCTTTTTCTTCGCCCAGCCGGTCGTCGGCGCCCTCTTCGGGGCGGTCTTCCTCGGCGAGAATCTCGGCACCCGCTTTCTCCTCGGTGGCGTCGTGATGGCCGTCGGGGTCTACCTGGTCGCGACGACGGGGTCCGGTCGACCGGCCGACGGCGAGACGGAGTCCGGGGTCGACGCTGGGACGTCGACCCGATCCGAGAGCGCCTGA
- a CDS encoding DUF7097 family protein, producing MEKTPRGTAVGVDDPYAFAGVCDHLTSEGTCRYAFDHYGHDPEFARERAAEEYACLALEPDADPESADPSWADCPHFRSRTRTRACVRCGLEEKLDAHSSERPLLEEHHLSYAADGETCSHEITVFLCRWCHAKVHTSWARLTDDVSPDPEAIAELEGRRGRELEELGFESAAERYGEE from the coding sequence ATGGAGAAGACCCCACGTGGCACCGCCGTCGGCGTCGACGACCCCTACGCGTTCGCGGGCGTCTGCGATCACCTCACGAGCGAGGGCACGTGTCGGTACGCCTTCGACCACTACGGGCACGACCCCGAATTCGCCCGCGAGCGCGCCGCCGAGGAGTACGCGTGTCTCGCCCTCGAGCCCGACGCCGACCCCGAATCGGCCGATCCTTCGTGGGCCGATTGCCCCCACTTCCGCTCGAGAACGCGCACCCGCGCGTGTGTTCGCTGTGGGCTCGAGGAGAAACTGGACGCCCACTCGAGTGAGCGGCCGCTGCTCGAGGAACACCACCTCTCCTACGCCGCAGACGGTGAGACGTGCTCTCACGAGATCACGGTCTTCCTCTGTCGATGGTGTCACGCCAAGGTCCACACCTCGTGGGCGCGGCTCACCGACGACGTCTCGCCCGACCCCGAGGCCATCGCCGAACTCGAGGGGCGACGGGGGCGAGAGCTCGAGGAGCTGGGATTCGAGTCGGCAGCCGAACGGTACGGGGAGGAGTGA
- a CDS encoding cadmium resistance transporter, whose product METILLVGVWLFAVTHLDTLLVVGAFCADNDYRLREVFVGHYVSFCIGLAVAIAGAVLAAELFQEWTFLLGVVPLSLGLWGLLSQPPETTIEESPVVPNSLGRIVVVTVAGLGLSGENIAVFVPFFVTLSPAELALIIVVYLIGGGVVFLAAFVIVSRVATDGIPDWLDRWLVPTVLVLVGGYVVVAGWIIV is encoded by the coding sequence GTGGAAACGATCCTGCTCGTCGGTGTGTGGTTGTTCGCCGTAACCCATCTCGACACCCTACTCGTCGTCGGTGCGTTTTGTGCCGACAACGATTATCGGCTCCGGGAGGTGTTCGTCGGACACTACGTCAGCTTCTGTATCGGACTGGCTGTGGCGATCGCCGGAGCGGTTCTCGCCGCCGAACTCTTCCAGGAGTGGACGTTCCTGCTGGGTGTCGTTCCCCTCAGTTTGGGGCTGTGGGGCCTACTCAGCCAGCCGCCGGAAACGACGATCGAGGAGTCACCCGTCGTGCCGAACTCCCTCGGTCGTATCGTCGTCGTCACCGTCGCGGGACTCGGACTCAGTGGTGAAAACATCGCGGTCTTCGTCCCGTTTTTCGTTACTCTCTCACCGGCCGAACTGGCACTCATCATCGTCGTCTACCTGATCGGTGGTGGAGTCGTGTTTCTCGCCGCGTTCGTGATCGTCTCCCGCGTCGCCACCGACGGCATTCCCGACTGGCTGGATCGCTGGCTCGTTCCCACCGTGCTGGTACTCGTCGGCGGATACGTCGTGGTGGCCGGCTGGATCATCGTCTGA
- a CDS encoding CDP-alcohol phosphatidyltransferase family protein, producing MTLDKLRPYVSSALDPFVRGFDRLGMGPDGVSVLAFGMAIAAAVAFALGGQDPIWYVVAAAFVFLNGWLDVVDGALARAQGVASSAGDLLDHVLDRYADIVVVAGIAAGVGDFLLGFAAVTGVVMTSYLGTQAQAVGLERVYGGLVGRADRLAIIGFVGVLAYPLDGTYAGFTLVGWLLVFLAVVGHVTALQRFYYAWRALV from the coding sequence ATGACGCTCGACAAGCTCAGACCGTACGTCTCGAGCGCGCTCGATCCGTTCGTCCGCGGCTTCGACCGGCTCGGGATGGGGCCGGACGGCGTCAGCGTGCTGGCGTTCGGGATGGCGATCGCCGCGGCCGTCGCCTTCGCCCTCGGCGGGCAGGACCCGATCTGGTACGTCGTCGCCGCCGCCTTCGTCTTTCTGAACGGGTGGCTCGACGTCGTCGACGGCGCGCTCGCCCGCGCGCAGGGCGTCGCCTCGTCCGCCGGCGACCTGCTCGATCACGTCCTCGACCGGTACGCCGACATCGTCGTCGTCGCCGGCATCGCCGCAGGTGTCGGCGACTTCCTGCTGGGCTTCGCCGCAGTCACGGGCGTCGTGATGACCTCCTACCTCGGCACGCAGGCCCAGGCCGTCGGCCTCGAGCGGGTCTACGGCGGCCTCGTCGGCCGGGCGGATCGGCTCGCGATCATCGGCTTCGTGGGCGTCCTCGCCTACCCCCTCGACGGCACTTACGCCGGCTTCACCCTCGTCGGCTGGCTACTCGTCTTCCTCGCCGTCGTCGGGCACGTCACCGCGCTCCAGCGCTTTTACTACGCCTGGCGAGCGCTCGTTTGA
- a CDS encoding adenylate kinase family protein: protein MRVAVTGTPGTGKTTATRLLEPDHEVIHLNEVLEAEGLYTDVDEERDSVVADLEALGAWLEGRDDVVIESHLAHHVDADRVAVLRCRPADLEARLIERGESDAKARENAESEALDVILTEAVESHGLESVYEIDTTDREPEAVASELEAVIGGEREPSAGEVDFLAYLDDR, encoded by the coding sequence GTGAGGGTCGCCGTGACGGGTACCCCGGGAACGGGGAAGACGACCGCGACGCGGCTGCTCGAGCCCGACCACGAGGTGATCCACCTCAACGAGGTGCTCGAGGCTGAAGGCCTCTACACCGACGTCGACGAGGAACGGGACAGCGTCGTCGCCGATCTCGAGGCGCTCGGGGCGTGGCTCGAGGGTCGCGACGACGTCGTGATCGAATCGCACCTCGCCCACCACGTCGACGCCGACCGCGTCGCGGTGTTGCGCTGTCGGCCAGCCGACCTCGAGGCGCGACTGATCGAGCGCGGGGAGTCTGACGCGAAAGCCAGAGAGAACGCCGAGAGCGAGGCTCTCGACGTGATCCTCACCGAAGCGGTCGAGAGTCACGGCCTCGAGTCCGTCTACGAGATCGACACGACCGACCGCGAACCCGAGGCCGTGGCGAGCGAGCTCGAGGCCGTGATCGGTGGCGAGCGCGAACCGAGTGCGGGCGAGGTCGACTTCCTCGCGTACCTCGACGACCGATGA
- the hisC gene encoding histidinol-phosphate transaminase has translation MQPRDLSDHVAYEAGRGIEEVARELGRDPAEFVKLASNENPLGPSPAATVAIREAALDASSYPKAAHADLTAAIADRWEVENEQVWLANGGDGAIDYLSRATLEPDDEILVPDPGFAYYGMSARFHHGDVAEYALSRADDFAQTAETVLEAYDGERIVWVTSPHNPSGSTMPLEEIDRLAAETDEETLVVVDEAYGEFADVDSAIDLLEGRDGFDARDDVAVLRTFSKAFGLAGVRLGYAVVPEAWADAYARVNTPFAASELACRAGLAALEDDQHVERTVETTLESRTAMCEGIDAHVWPSEGNFVLVDVGDATAIADAMQERGVIVRDCTSFGLPGCIRITCGTAEETERAVETLNELLAEGVGESERSGEVTDT, from the coding sequence ATGCAACCGCGCGACCTGTCCGATCACGTCGCATACGAGGCGGGTCGGGGGATCGAGGAGGTCGCCCGCGAACTCGGACGCGATCCCGCCGAGTTCGTCAAGCTCGCCTCGAACGAGAATCCCCTCGGTCCCTCGCCCGCGGCCACGGTGGCGATCCGCGAGGCCGCCCTGGACGCCAGCTCCTACCCGAAAGCCGCCCACGCCGACCTCACTGCCGCCATCGCCGACCGCTGGGAGGTCGAGAACGAGCAGGTGTGGCTCGCCAACGGCGGCGACGGTGCGATCGACTATCTCTCGCGGGCGACCCTCGAGCCGGATGACGAGATTCTCGTTCCCGACCCTGGCTTCGCCTACTACGGCATGAGCGCCCGCTTCCACCACGGTGACGTGGCCGAGTACGCCCTCTCGCGGGCCGACGACTTCGCGCAGACGGCCGAGACCGTCCTCGAGGCGTACGACGGTGAACGGATCGTCTGGGTCACGAGTCCCCACAACCCGTCGGGATCGACGATGCCCCTCGAGGAGATCGACCGACTCGCCGCCGAGACCGACGAGGAGACGCTGGTCGTCGTCGACGAGGCCTACGGCGAGTTCGCCGACGTCGACAGTGCCATCGACCTGCTCGAGGGTCGCGACGGCTTCGACGCTCGGGACGACGTGGCCGTCCTGCGGACCTTCTCGAAGGCCTTCGGCCTCGCCGGGGTGCGCCTGGGCTACGCCGTCGTTCCCGAAGCGTGGGCCGACGCCTACGCCCGCGTGAACACGCCGTTCGCCGCGAGCGAACTCGCCTGTCGCGCCGGCCTCGCCGCCCTCGAGGACGATCAGCACGTCGAGCGAACCGTCGAGACGACCCTCGAGTCGCGCACCGCCATGTGCGAGGGCATCGACGCCCACGTCTGGCCGAGCGAGGGCAACTTCGTCCTGGTCGACGTCGGCGACGCGACGGCGATCGCGGACGCGATGCAAGAACGAGGCGTCATCGTTCGCGACTGCACGAGCTTCGGGCTGCCCGGCTGTATCCGGATCACCTGCGGCACCGCCGAGGAGACCGAACGCGCCGTCGAGACGCTCAACGAGTTGCTGGCCGAGGGAGTAGGCGAGTCCGAGAGATCCGGCGAGGTGACCGATACGTGA